A stretch of DNA from Gemmatimonadaceae bacterium:
CGCGGCATAGACGTGCGGCTGGCCGTGAGCGCAGGCCAGCGGAGCGCGCCGGTCCCGCAGGTCACCGGGCTCAGCGAGCAGCAGGCGCGCGTTGCGATCGCGAACGCGGGCTTCGACCTGGGAACGATCCGCCGCGAGGCGAGCGATCAGCCGCGCGGCTCGATCATCGCGAGCAGCCCGCCCTCGGGCGAGGTGCTGCAGCTGCCGGCGGCGGTGCACATCGTGGTGAGCGACGGGCCGGCGATCGTGATCGCGCCGGATCTCGTCGGCAGAACGCTCCCCGACGCCCGCTCCATGCTGGAGCAGATCGGGCTGCGCATCGGCGGCGTGGGGCGCGACACGAGCTCGTTCCAGCCGGAGAACACGATTCTCTCCCAGTCGCCGCCGGCGGGCCAGGCGGTTTCCGCCGGCGGCCGGATCAACGTCGTCGTGTCTAGCTTCCCGCCCGTCGCTCCGCTGTACGTTCCACCCAGACCGGACTCGCAATGACCGTTCGAATCGCGCCCTCGATACTCAGCGCCGACTTTGCGCGACTCGCCGACGAGATCGCCATGTGCGAGGCCGGCGGCGCGGATTGGATTCACATCGACGTGATGGATGGACACTTCGTCCCCAATCTCACGTTCGGCGCGAAAGTCATCGAGACGGTGCGGACGCTCACCGATCTCCCGCTCGACGTCCATCTCATGGTCCTGGCCCCGGAGAAGTACTTCGACAGCTTCGCCAAAGCGGGCGCGACGACCTTGACAATCCACGTCGAGACCGCGCCGCACCTGCACCGGCAGCTCATGAAGATCAAGGACCTCGGCTGCCGCGCGGGCGCCGTGGTGAACCCCGCGACGCCGGTCGACACCCTCTCGGACGTCGTGGGGGACCTCGACCTGTTGCTGATCATGTCGGTCAATCCCGGGTTCTCCGCGCAGAGCTTCATCCCCGCGTCGCTCGGGAAGATCACGCGCGCCCGGGAGATGCTGAGCGCGGCGCGGAGCCCGGCCCACCTCGAGGTGGACGGCGGCATCGGTCGTGAGACGATTCGCGACGCCTGGCGCGCCGGCGCGGACACGTTCGTGGCCGGGAACGCGATCTTCGGCGCGAAAGACCCGCAAGCCGAGATCGCCGTGTTGCGGAAGCTCTGCGTGGAGACGGTGTGACGAAGCGTCGCGTCGCGCTGCTGGTATTCTTTGCCGCGACCATCGTCGGCGGTTTCTTCAGCGTGCGCGCGCTACGGCGGGATCTGGTCACGGCCGGCGTGGGCTCGCGGGCGCCGGATTTCTCCGCCGCCACGCTCGATTCGGCGCCGCGCACGAAAACGCTGTCAGATTACTCGGGCGACGTCGTGCTGCTCAACCTCTGGGCCACGT
This window harbors:
- a CDS encoding PASTA domain-containing protein, which produces MNWRAAPRSAFSYIVTAAGGFLLAYLVIFLFAFPAEVIPDDADVPNVVGLMYSDAAQRIEKAGFRAVQGESRFHPRAAEGTVLQQDPPAESSQKRGIDVRLAVSAGQRSAPVPQVTGLSEQQARVAIANAGFDLGTIRREASDQPRGSIIASSPPSGEVLQLPAAVHIVVSDGPAIVIAPDLVGRTLPDARSMLEQIGLRIGGVGRDTSSFQPENTILSQSPPAGQAVSAGGRINVVVSSFPPVAPLYVPPRPDSQ
- the rpe gene encoding ribulose-phosphate 3-epimerase; protein product: MTVRIAPSILSADFARLADEIAMCEAGGADWIHIDVMDGHFVPNLTFGAKVIETVRTLTDLPLDVHLMVLAPEKYFDSFAKAGATTLTIHVETAPHLHRQLMKIKDLGCRAGAVVNPATPVDTLSDVVGDLDLLLIMSVNPGFSAQSFIPASLGKITRAREMLSAARSPAHLEVDGGIGRETIRDAWRAGADTFVAGNAIFGAKDPQAEIAVLRKLCVETV